One Halomonas sp. THAF5a genomic region harbors:
- a CDS encoding thiamine pyrophosphate-dependent enzyme, whose protein sequence is MADVLPQEQRFRDALRRDDWPAPNRRLGLDEVGLDGLALIALFESQLTSRHLDLMARRLQARGEGFYTIGSAGHEGNAAVARALRPDDPAFLHYRDAAFLIERSRAVAHQTPIRDLLLSFVASSDDPISGGRHKVLGSRALHIPPQTSTIASHLPKAVGAAHALGLWRRLGGGGAWPADAVVVCSFGDASFNHSTAQGALNAAGWAAFQGAPMPLLLVCEDNGLGVSMPTPPGWIAASMRARPGIHYVAGDGLDLLDTWRAAREAERIARRRRQPVFLHLRCVRLFGHAGSDAEQAYRTAARIATDEARDPLLVSAGLLRRHGLLSADEIAERYRAIGEQVAHEAEVAVGRPTLSSAREVMASIVPPPRKGRRRPWRGEVDATPSPMARLINQALARLMACHPHLVMAGEDIGRKGGVYGVTQRLQARFGPHRVIDTLLDEQSILGLGIGLAQSGLVPILEIQFLAYLHNAEDQLRGEAATLSFFSSGQYANPLVVRIAGLGYQKGFGGHFHNDNAIAVLRDIPGLLVACPSDGVEAVGLLQEAVRLADEEQRVVVILEPIARYHARDLLEAGDELACGVDPGPDYRLPVGTLGQWGEGRDLAIVGYGNGIALSRRAAARLADEGIAVRIIDLRWLTPLDHAALHDRVADCARVLIVDECRRSGSPSEALVTGLVEGGMAGERLARLTAEDSFIALGPAATLTLPSVEGIVEAARALLARPVGGASSPGDGR, encoded by the coding sequence GTGGCCGACGTCCTGCCCCAGGAACAGCGCTTCCGCGATGCCCTGCGCCGCGACGACTGGCCCGCTCCCAACCGGCGGCTCGGGCTCGACGAGGTCGGGCTCGATGGCCTGGCGCTGATCGCGCTGTTCGAGTCCCAGCTGACCAGCCGCCATCTCGACCTCATGGCCCGCCGCCTGCAGGCCCGGGGCGAGGGGTTCTATACCATCGGCAGCGCCGGCCACGAGGGCAACGCGGCCGTCGCCCGGGCCCTGCGCCCCGATGATCCGGCCTTCCTGCACTACCGCGACGCCGCCTTCCTGATCGAGCGCAGCCGCGCCGTGGCTCACCAGACGCCGATCCGCGACCTGCTGCTGAGCTTCGTCGCCTCGAGCGACGATCCGATCTCCGGGGGGCGTCACAAGGTGCTGGGATCCAGGGCCCTGCACATTCCGCCCCAGACCAGCACCATCGCCTCCCACCTGCCCAAGGCGGTGGGCGCGGCCCACGCCCTCGGCCTCTGGCGGCGCCTGGGAGGCGGCGGTGCGTGGCCGGCGGACGCCGTGGTGGTCTGCAGCTTCGGCGACGCCTCCTTCAACCACTCCACGGCCCAGGGGGCCCTCAACGCCGCGGGCTGGGCCGCCTTCCAGGGCGCGCCCATGCCGCTGCTGCTGGTCTGCGAGGACAACGGCCTCGGCGTCTCCATGCCCACGCCGCCCGGCTGGATCGCGGCCAGCATGCGCGCCCGCCCCGGCATTCACTACGTCGCCGGCGACGGCCTGGACCTGCTGGACACCTGGCGGGCGGCCCGCGAGGCGGAGCGCATCGCCCGTCGTCGCCGCCAGCCGGTGTTCCTGCACCTGCGCTGCGTGCGCCTCTTCGGCCATGCCGGGTCGGACGCCGAGCAGGCCTATCGTACGGCCGCGCGCATCGCGACCGACGAGGCGCGGGACCCCTTGCTGGTCAGCGCCGGGCTGCTGCGTCGCCACGGCCTGCTCTCGGCGGACGAGATCGCCGAACGCTACCGGGCCATCGGCGAGCAAGTGGCCCACGAGGCCGAGGTCGCGGTGGGCCGGCCGACACTGTCGAGCGCGCGGGAGGTGATGGCGAGCATCGTGCCGCCGCCGCGGAAGGGGCGCCGGCGGCCCTGGCGGGGCGAGGTCGATGCCACGCCGTCGCCCATGGCCCGGCTGATCAACCAGGCGCTGGCGCGGCTGATGGCGTGCCATCCGCACCTGGTGATGGCGGGGGAGGACATCGGGCGCAAGGGCGGGGTCTACGGCGTCACCCAGCGGCTGCAGGCGCGCTTCGGGCCGCACCGGGTGATCGATACCCTGCTCGACGAGCAGAGCATCCTCGGGCTCGGCATCGGACTGGCCCAGAGCGGCCTGGTGCCGATCCTCGAGATCCAGTTCCTCGCCTACCTGCACAACGCCGAGGACCAGCTGCGCGGCGAGGCGGCGACCCTGAGCTTCTTCTCCTCGGGCCAGTACGCCAATCCGCTGGTGGTGCGCATCGCCGGGCTCGGCTACCAGAAGGGCTTCGGTGGGCACTTCCACAACGACAACGCCATCGCCGTGTTGCGCGACATCCCCGGCCTGCTGGTGGCCTGCCCGTCGGACGGGGTCGAGGCGGTGGGGCTCCTGCAGGAGGCGGTGCGCCTGGCCGACGAGGAGCAGCGGGTGGTGGTGATCCTCGAACCGATCGCCCGCTACCACGCCCGGGACCTGCTGGAGGCAGGCGACGAGCTCGCCTGCGGCGTCGATCCGGGCCCGGACTATCGCCTGCCGGTGGGCACGCTCGGCCAGTGGGGGGAGGGGCGCGACCTGGCGATCGTCGGCTACGGCAACGGGATCGCGCTGTCGCGGCGGGCGGCGGCGCGCCTCGCGGACGAGGGGATCGCGGTGCGCATCATCGACCTGCGCTGGCTCACCCCCCTCGACCACGCGGCCCTGCACGACCGGGTGGCCGACTGCGCGCGGGTATTGATCGTGGACGAGTGCCGCCGCAGCGGCTCGCCGAGCGAGGCGCTGGTCACCGGGCTGGTGGAGGGCGGCATGGCCGGGGAGCGTCTGGCGCGGCTGACCGCCGAGGACAGCTTCATCGCCCTGGGGCCGGCCGCCACGCTCACCCTGCCCTCGGTGGAGGGCATCGTCGAGGCGGCGCGCGCCCTGCTGGCGCGGCCGGTCGGTGGCGCCTCCTCGCCGGGCGACGGCCGCTAG
- the rlmM gene encoding 23S rRNA (cytidine(2498)-2'-O)-methyltransferase RlmM, producing MTPPSELLLYCRPGFEPDLAAEITDKAAAHGRAGTADYPAGGGYVRFLVEGGEPANGLHRDLPLAGLVFARQSLVALPPLTLSREDRLSPILEQVKESGWSFESLWQETPDTNEAKALAGLIKALKRPLESTLKKRGALRRKAGGRRLHLLWSDGDRVQLGMSFPGNRSDLLGGIRRLRFPHAAPSRSTLKLEEAWHEFVPRDEWDARLGEGMQAADLGAAPGGWTWQLVQRGMHVYAIDNGPMDKGLMATGMVEHLREDGFVWAPPGRLDWLVCDIVDQPSKVMAMVQRWLVRRWCREAVFNLKLPMKRRWQEVADCLSRLESALAEAGVRAEVACRHLYHDREEVTVHVRLRD from the coding sequence ATGACCCCGCCGAGTGAACTGCTGCTCTACTGCCGTCCGGGCTTCGAACCGGACCTGGCCGCCGAGATCACCGACAAGGCCGCGGCGCACGGCCGAGCCGGCACCGCCGATTACCCAGCCGGTGGGGGCTACGTGCGCTTCCTGGTCGAGGGCGGCGAGCCGGCCAACGGCCTGCATCGGGACCTGCCGCTCGCCGGCCTGGTGTTCGCGCGCCAGAGCCTGGTGGCCCTGCCGCCGCTGACGCTCTCCCGGGAGGATCGTCTGTCGCCCATCCTCGAGCAGGTGAAGGAGAGCGGCTGGAGCTTCGAGTCGCTGTGGCAGGAGACTCCCGATACCAACGAGGCCAAGGCCCTGGCCGGCCTGATCAAGGCGCTGAAGCGACCGCTGGAGTCGACGCTGAAGAAACGCGGCGCCCTCAGGCGCAAGGCGGGGGGGCGTCGCCTGCACCTGCTGTGGAGCGACGGCGACCGGGTCCAACTCGGCATGAGCTTCCCCGGCAACCGAAGCGACCTGCTGGGGGGCATCCGTCGACTGCGCTTTCCCCACGCGGCGCCCAGCCGCTCCACGCTCAAGCTGGAGGAGGCCTGGCACGAGTTCGTGCCGCGAGACGAGTGGGACGCGCGGCTGGGGGAGGGCATGCAGGCGGCCGACCTGGGCGCGGCGCCCGGGGGCTGGACCTGGCAGCTGGTCCAGCGCGGCATGCACGTCTACGCCATCGACAACGGCCCCATGGACAAGGGGCTGATGGCCACCGGGATGGTCGAGCACCTGCGCGAGGACGGCTTCGTCTGGGCGCCGCCCGGGCGGCTCGACTGGCTGGTCTGCGATATCGTCGACCAGCCGTCGAAGGTGATGGCGATGGTCCAGCGCTGGCTGGTGCGCCGCTGGTGTCGCGAGGCGGTGTTCAACCTCAAGCTGCCGATGAAGCGTCGCTGGCAGGAGGTCGCCGACTGCCTGTCACGCCTCGAGTCGGCGCTCGCCGAGGCCGGCGTCCGCGCGGAGGTGGCGTGCCGCCACCTCTACCACGACCGTGAAGAGGTGACGGTGCACGTGCGACTGCGGGATTGA
- a CDS encoding MATE family efflux transporter → MRLALPICGAQLAQAGMSVVDVMMTGRLSATDLAAVSVGASLWLPLMLFMTGTLMGLTPIVAQLLGGGRTAAIRPSVHQALWVALALGIAAALLLWSVVMPIFHLMAVPEEVAGRATGYLAALAFGMPGVALFQALRAFSDGMNHTRPSLWISLVGLGVNIPCNFVLIYGGDGLTGLFGAGLPAWLQDLPALGALGCGIATAISMWVMSLTMFAYTRRARAYGDIDLWRAPSPPRWALIAELLRVGVPIGVAIFVEVTLFTLIALFVASLGEITVAAHQVALNYTSILFMLPLSLGMALTVRVGNTLGQGRPDLARLVAWNGILVSLGVAGLNSLLLWLTAEPVIALYTHNDEVARLTLSLVGLAMLYQVSDALQVNLAGALRGYKDTRIIMLITLLAYWLVGLGGGHWLGQVGLDGWIAPQGVHGYWIGLVAGLTTAAVLLGERLRRIGKARAHDSFEISRD, encoded by the coding sequence ATGCGCCTGGCCCTGCCGATCTGCGGGGCCCAGCTAGCCCAGGCCGGCATGAGCGTCGTGGACGTGATGATGACCGGGCGGCTCAGCGCCACGGACCTGGCGGCGGTCTCGGTGGGCGCGAGCCTGTGGCTGCCGCTGATGCTGTTCATGACCGGCACCCTGATGGGCCTGACGCCGATCGTCGCCCAGCTGCTCGGCGGCGGGCGCACCGCGGCCATCCGGCCCAGCGTCCACCAGGCCCTGTGGGTGGCCCTGGCACTGGGCATCGCCGCCGCGCTGCTGCTGTGGAGCGTGGTGATGCCGATCTTCCACCTGATGGCGGTGCCCGAGGAGGTCGCCGGGCGCGCCACGGGCTACCTGGCGGCGCTGGCCTTCGGCATGCCCGGGGTGGCGCTCTTCCAGGCGCTGCGCGCCTTCTCGGACGGCATGAACCACACCCGGCCGTCACTCTGGATCAGCCTGGTCGGCCTCGGCGTCAACATCCCCTGCAACTTCGTGCTGATCTACGGCGGCGATGGGCTCACGGGGCTGTTCGGCGCCGGGCTGCCCGCCTGGCTGCAGGACCTGCCCGCCCTCGGGGCGCTGGGCTGCGGCATCGCCACGGCGATCTCGATGTGGGTGATGAGCCTGACCATGTTCGCCTATACCCGCCGCGCCAGGGCCTACGGCGACATCGACCTGTGGCGAGCGCCCTCCCCACCCCGCTGGGCGCTGATCGCGGAGCTGCTGCGCGTCGGCGTGCCGATCGGCGTGGCGATCTTCGTCGAGGTGACGCTCTTCACGCTGATCGCGCTGTTCGTGGCGAGCCTCGGCGAGATTACCGTGGCGGCCCACCAGGTGGCGCTCAACTACACCTCCATCCTCTTCATGCTGCCGCTGTCGCTGGGCATGGCGCTGACCGTGCGAGTCGGCAACACCCTCGGCCAGGGGCGTCCCGACCTGGCTCGCCTGGTGGCCTGGAACGGCATCCTGGTCTCGCTGGGCGTGGCCGGACTCAACAGCCTGCTGCTGTGGCTCACGGCCGAGCCGGTGATCGCGCTCTACACGCACAACGACGAGGTGGCCCGCCTGACCCTGTCGCTGGTCGGCCTGGCGATGCTCTACCAGGTCTCGGACGCGCTGCAGGTCAACCTGGCCGGGGCGCTGCGCGGCTACAAGGACACCCGCATCATCATGCTGATCACCCTGCTGGCCTACTGGCTGGTGGGACTGGGAGGCGGTCACTGGCTCGGCCAGGTCGGCCTAGACGGCTGGATCGCGCCGCAGGGCGTGCACGGCTACTGGATCGGCCTGGTGGCCGGCCTGACCACCGCCGCGGTACTGTTGGGGGAGCGACTCCGACGCATCGGCAAGGCGAGGGCCCATGACAGCTTCGAGATCTCCCGCGACTGA
- the prpF gene encoding 2-methylaconitate cis-trans isomerase PrpF produces the protein MAQVPQIRVPATYMRGGTSKGVFFRLDDLPEAARVPGEARDRLLMRVIGSPDPYQKQIDGMGGATSSTSKTVILAKSERPDHDVDYLFGQVAIDRAFVDWSGNCGNLSAAVGPFAISNGLVDPARIPENGEVEVRIWQANIGKTIVSRVPITDGQVQETGDFELDGVTFPAAEVPVAFKDPADGEGAIFPTGQLVDDLEVPAEVVEGGILKATMINAGIPTVFVNAAELGYTGSELQEAINGDTQALERFEAIRAHAALRMGLISELGEAAHRQHTPKVAFVAPPASYTASSGKAVEAEAIDLRVRALSMGKLHHAMMGTAAVAIASAAAIEGTLVNLAAGGGKRNAVTFGHPSGTLRVGAEASLVDGRWVIDEAVMSRSARVLMEGWVRVPGDSI, from the coding sequence ATGGCACAGGTTCCACAGATCCGGGTTCCCGCCACCTACATGCGCGGCGGCACCAGCAAGGGCGTCTTCTTTCGCCTCGACGACCTGCCCGAGGCCGCCCGGGTGCCGGGCGAGGCCCGCGACCGCCTGCTGATGCGGGTGATCGGCAGCCCCGACCCTTACCAGAAGCAGATCGACGGCATGGGTGGGGCGACCTCCAGCACCAGCAAGACCGTCATCCTCGCGAAGAGCGAGCGCCCCGACCACGACGTCGACTACCTCTTCGGCCAGGTCGCCATCGACAGGGCCTTCGTCGACTGGAGCGGCAACTGCGGCAACCTCTCCGCCGCGGTGGGGCCCTTCGCCATCAGCAACGGCCTGGTCGATCCCGCGCGCATCCCCGAGAACGGCGAGGTCGAGGTGCGCATCTGGCAGGCCAACATCGGCAAGACCATCGTCTCGCGGGTGCCGATCACCGACGGCCAGGTGCAGGAGACAGGCGACTTCGAACTCGACGGCGTGACCTTCCCGGCCGCCGAGGTGCCGGTGGCGTTCAAGGATCCCGCCGACGGCGAGGGCGCCATCTTCCCCACCGGGCAGTTGGTCGACGACCTGGAGGTGCCGGCCGAGGTGGTGGAGGGGGGCATCCTCAAGGCCACGATGATCAATGCCGGCATCCCCACCGTCTTCGTCAATGCCGCCGAGCTCGGCTACACCGGCAGCGAGCTGCAGGAGGCGATCAACGGCGACACCCAGGCGCTCGAGCGCTTCGAGGCCATCCGCGCCCATGCCGCCCTGCGCATGGGACTGATCAGTGAGCTCGGCGAGGCCGCCCACCGCCAGCACACGCCCAAGGTCGCCTTCGTGGCGCCGCCGGCGAGCTACACCGCCTCCAGCGGCAAGGCCGTCGAGGCCGAGGCGATCGACCTGCGGGTGCGGGCGCTCTCCATGGGCAAGCTGCACCACGCCATGATGGGCACCGCCGCGGTCGCCATCGCCTCCGCGGCGGCCATCGAGGGCACCCTGGTCAACCTGGCGGCCGGCGGCGGCAAGCGCAACGCCGTCACCTTCGGTCACCCCTCCGGCACCCTGCGAGTCGGCGCCGAGGCGAGCCTGGTCGACGGCCGCTGGGTGATCGACGAGGCGGTGATGAGCCGCAGCGCCCGCGTGCTGATGGAAGGCTGGGTGCGCGTGCCCGGTGACAGCATCTGA
- a CDS encoding DUF3080 family protein → MTASRSPATEPPRRPRHGGRHLLAAAAVALLAGCGEGGSEALLGDYQRHLADTLALEASPRADPENIGAFPEPEQRILEVAETREGMLDVYALRGCHIASLVAGRNNQLGRVAPPSQRWLYELELWRQLSACWNTEVPATLSEASRERLSRLTDIKTEQLPRVSWNALFASEEWVKNFSRASAPLAPEALDEATTRSAALAYLREATLRQFDPDWAADSATLEGHFKTLQERPFSAELLRTLLLAEQRLDEASALIEQALARPDEQACPGDPARLENAPEAQRLTEWLARLERSARHWLEAIDALLDAQLAAPPAVAEYRREWLSLEHSAAPLPAFAEARDQHQSLVSRLRRRCQSIAGT, encoded by the coding sequence ATGACAGCTTCGAGATCTCCCGCGACTGAGCCCCCACGCCGGCCCCGGCATGGTGGGAGGCACCTGCTGGCGGCCGCGGCCGTGGCGCTGCTGGCCGGCTGCGGCGAGGGCGGTAGCGAGGCGCTGCTGGGCGACTACCAGCGGCACCTGGCCGACACCCTGGCCCTCGAGGCATCGCCCCGGGCCGACCCGGAAAACATCGGCGCCTTCCCCGAGCCGGAGCAGCGGATCCTCGAGGTCGCCGAGACCCGCGAGGGCATGCTCGACGTCTACGCCCTGCGCGGCTGCCACATCGCCAGCCTGGTGGCGGGACGCAACAACCAGCTGGGGCGGGTGGCACCGCCCAGCCAGCGCTGGCTCTACGAGCTCGAGCTGTGGCGGCAGCTCAGCGCGTGCTGGAACACCGAGGTGCCGGCGACGCTCTCCGAGGCCAGCCGGGAGCGGCTCTCGCGGCTCACCGATATCAAGACCGAGCAGCTGCCGCGGGTGAGCTGGAACGCGCTGTTCGCCTCCGAGGAGTGGGTCAAGAACTTCTCCCGGGCCAGCGCTCCCCTCGCCCCCGAGGCCCTCGACGAGGCGACCACGCGCAGCGCGGCACTGGCCTACCTGCGCGAGGCGACCCTGCGCCAGTTCGATCCCGACTGGGCCGCCGACTCCGCCACCCTGGAGGGCCACTTCAAGACCCTCCAGGAACGTCCGTTCTCCGCCGAGCTGCTGCGCACCCTGCTGCTGGCCGAGCAGCGCCTGGACGAGGCCTCGGCGCTGATCGAGCAGGCCCTGGCCCGCCCCGACGAGCAGGCCTGTCCCGGCGATCCCGCGCGACTGGAGAACGCCCCCGAGGCCCAGCGCCTGACCGAGTGGCTGGCGCGCCTGGAGCGCTCGGCCCGCCACTGGCTCGAGGCCATCGATGCCCTGCTCGATGCCCAGCTGGCCGCGCCGCCGGCGGTCGCCGAGTACCGCCGCGAGTGGCTGTCCCTCGAGCACTCCGCGGCGCCCTTGCCGGCCTTCGCCGAGGCCCGCGACCAGCACCAGTCCCTGGTCTCACGCCTCCGCCGCCGCTGCCAATCCATCGCCGGGACTTAA
- a CDS encoding DUF2721 domain-containing protein — translation MTLTTPALLFPAISLLLLAYTNRFLTLAQLIRKLADEERTQHHEGNAKQIVLLRRRISLTKRMQLAGVLSFLLCTLSMFALFLSLNLPGLVLFGASLVLLSISLIYSCWEIQISTNALNVQLQDIEALVASGPRRPTSSKEHHDPAE, via the coding sequence GTGACGCTGACCACTCCTGCCCTGCTGTTTCCCGCCATCTCGCTGCTGCTGCTGGCCTATACCAACCGCTTCCTCACCCTGGCCCAGCTGATTCGCAAGCTGGCCGACGAGGAGCGCACCCAGCACCATGAGGGCAATGCCAAGCAGATCGTGCTGCTGCGCCGGCGCATCTCCCTGACCAAGCGGATGCAGCTGGCCGGCGTGCTCAGCTTTCTGCTCTGCACCCTCTCGATGTTTGCGCTCTTCCTGTCGCTGAACCTGCCGGGCCTGGTGCTGTTCGGGGCCAGCCTGGTCCTGCTCTCCATCTCGCTCATCTACTCCTGCTGGGAGATCCAGATCTCCACCAATGCCCTCAACGTCCAGCTTCAGGACATCGAGGCGCTGGTGGCATCCGGTCCCCGGCGACCCACGTCGAGCAAGGAACACCATGACCCCGCCGAGTGA
- the tusA gene encoding sulfurtransferase TusA — MVDSADSLPPTDARLDTTGLYCPEPIMLMHNRVRDMSPGEVLEVVASDPATTRDIPKFCSFLGHELIHQSEDDGHYRYLIRLG; from the coding sequence ATGGTTGATTCCGCGGATTCCCTGCCGCCCACTGATGCACGACTCGACACCACCGGGCTCTACTGCCCCGAGCCGATCATGCTGATGCACAATCGGGTGCGCGACATGTCCCCGGGTGAGGTGCTCGAGGTGGTGGCCAGCGACCCGGCCACGACCCGTGATATTCCCAAGTTCTGCAGCTTTCTCGGCCATGAGCTGATCCATCAGAGCGAGGACGACGGCCACTACCGCTACCTGATTCGCCTCGGCTGA
- a CDS encoding bifunctional 2-methylcitrate dehydratase/aconitate hydratase, with the protein MSTVETNVRPEYDVELQKIADYVLGFTIDSDEALETARHCLMDTLGCGLLALRFPECTKHLGPLVEGTVVPFGARVPGTTFRLDPVKAAWDIGATIRWLDYNDTWLAAEWGHPSDNLGGILAVADYLSQKRVADGQAPLTMRRVLEAMIMAHEIQGVLALDNSFNRVGLDHVVLVKVASTAVVAKLMGADRERLLAALSHAFVDGQSLRTYRHAPNAGSRKSWAAGDATSRAVRLADIAMRGEMGIPGVLSAPQWGFYDVLYSHTNRDLATKPEAARRFTFQRELGSHVMEHILFKISFPAEFHAQTACEAAMALHPQVKDRLDEIERIVLTTHDSAIRIISKEGELANPADRDHCLQYMTAVPLIFGSLTAEHYEDAFHAAHPEIDVLRGKMEVVEDEVYSRDYYDPEKRAIANAVQVFFADGSATEQVAVEYPIGHRRRRAEGIPLLVEKFERNLATRFPAGRCAEIVDLCADQARLEQTAVHRFVDRFVI; encoded by the coding sequence ATGAGCACCGTGGAAACCAACGTGCGCCCAGAGTACGACGTCGAGCTGCAGAAGATTGCCGACTACGTCCTCGGCTTCACCATCGACAGCGACGAGGCGCTCGAGACGGCGCGTCACTGCCTGATGGACACCCTGGGCTGCGGCCTCCTGGCGCTGCGCTTTCCCGAGTGCACCAAGCACCTGGGCCCGCTCGTCGAGGGCACCGTGGTGCCCTTTGGGGCGCGGGTGCCCGGGACCACCTTCCGGCTGGATCCGGTCAAGGCGGCCTGGGACATCGGCGCCACCATCCGCTGGCTCGACTACAATGACACCTGGCTCGCCGCCGAATGGGGGCATCCCTCCGACAACCTGGGGGGCATCCTCGCCGTGGCCGACTACCTCTCCCAGAAGCGCGTGGCCGACGGGCAGGCGCCGCTGACCATGCGCCGGGTGCTCGAGGCGATGATCATGGCCCACGAGATCCAGGGCGTGCTGGCGCTGGATAACTCCTTCAACCGGGTCGGGCTCGATCACGTGGTGCTGGTCAAGGTGGCCTCCACCGCGGTGGTGGCGAAGCTGATGGGGGCCGATCGTGAGCGGCTGCTCGCGGCGCTCTCCCACGCCTTCGTCGACGGCCAGAGCCTGCGTACCTATCGGCACGCCCCGAACGCGGGCTCGCGCAAGAGCTGGGCCGCCGGGGACGCCACCTCCCGCGCCGTGCGCCTGGCCGACATTGCCATGCGCGGCGAGATGGGCATCCCGGGCGTGCTGAGCGCTCCGCAGTGGGGCTTCTACGACGTGCTCTACAGCCACACCAACCGCGACCTGGCCACCAAGCCGGAGGCGGCGCGCCGCTTCACCTTCCAGCGCGAGCTCGGCAGCCACGTGATGGAGCACATCCTCTTCAAGATCTCCTTCCCGGCCGAGTTCCATGCCCAGACCGCCTGCGAGGCGGCCATGGCCCTGCATCCCCAGGTGAAGGATCGGCTGGATGAGATCGAACGCATCGTGCTGACCACCCACGACTCGGCCATCCGCATCATCTCCAAGGAGGGGGAGCTGGCCAATCCCGCCGACCGGGATCACTGCCTCCAGTACATGACCGCCGTGCCGCTGATCTTCGGCAGCCTCACCGCCGAGCACTACGAGGATGCCTTCCACGCGGCGCACCCCGAAATCGATGTGCTGCGCGGCAAGATGGAGGTGGTCGAGGACGAGGTCTACTCCCGGGACTACTACGATCCCGAGAAGCGAGCCATCGCAAATGCCGTCCAGGTCTTCTTCGCGGACGGCAGTGCCACCGAGCAGGTCGCGGTCGAGTACCCCATCGGCCATCGCCGTCGACGGGCGGAGGGCATCCCCCTGCTGGTGGAAAAGTTCGAGCGTAATCTGGCCACGCGCTTCCCGGCGGGGCGCTGCGCCGAGATCGTCGATCTCTGTGCCGACCAGGCCCGCCTGGAGCAGACGGCGGTGCACCGCTTCGTTGACCGTTTCGTGATCTGA
- a CDS encoding elongation factor P hydroxylase, whose protein sequence is MDHRLEDVIALFDGLFQPTFGTRLVRGGDEPLYLPADEANPWHRVIFARGFFASALHEVSHWCIAGARRRRLEDYGYWYLPDGRDADQQRQFEAVEVAPQALERLFAEACGLPFNVSVDNLGDVRVDREGFRARVEARAERYLREGLPARAAAFRRALAAFYRDGEPLAAAVAAGRELLEPQAPAESRRPEAVD, encoded by the coding sequence GTGGATCACCGACTCGAGGATGTCATCGCCCTGTTCGACGGCCTCTTCCAGCCGACCTTCGGGACGCGGCTGGTGCGCGGCGGCGACGAGCCGCTCTACCTGCCCGCGGACGAGGCGAATCCCTGGCACCGGGTGATCTTCGCCCGGGGCTTCTTCGCCAGCGCCCTGCACGAGGTCAGCCACTGGTGCATCGCCGGGGCGCGGCGTCGCCGGCTCGAGGATTACGGCTACTGGTACCTGCCCGACGGCCGTGACGCCGACCAGCAGCGCCAGTTCGAGGCGGTGGAGGTGGCGCCCCAGGCGCTGGAGCGACTCTTCGCCGAGGCCTGCGGGCTGCCCTTCAACGTCAGCGTCGACAACCTGGGCGACGTCCGGGTCGATCGCGAGGGCTTCCGGGCCCGGGTCGAGGCGCGTGCCGAGCGCTACCTGCGGGAGGGGCTGCCGGCGCGGGCGGCGGCCTTCCGTCGTGCGCTGGCCGCCTTCTACCGTGACGGCGAGCCCCTGGCGGCCGCCGTGGCCGCCGGACGTGAATTGCTTGAGCCGCAGGCGCCGGCCGAGTCGCGGCGGCCGGAGGCGGTCGACTAG
- a CDS encoding antibiotic biosynthesis monooxygenase, with product MIKIIIERRIMPGLEEEYEAAARDAMRHSLGAPGFVGGESLVEFGHSDRRLMITKWRDLRAWKAWYQSETRARVMQGLLPLLTEDERIRVYEAATA from the coding sequence ATGATCAAGATCATTATCGAACGACGTATCATGCCCGGCCTGGAGGAAGAATACGAGGCGGCCGCCCGGGACGCCATGCGCCACTCCCTCGGCGCGCCGGGCTTCGTCGGGGGCGAGAGTCTCGTCGAGTTCGGCCACAGCGATCGACGCCTGATGATCACCAAGTGGCGCGACCTGCGCGCCTGGAAGGCGTGGTACCAGAGCGAGACCCGCGCCCGCGTGATGCAGGGGCTGCTGCCGCTGCTGACCGAGGACGAGCGCATTCGAGTCTACGAGGCGGCCACCGCCTGA